The genome window GCACGCCATGTTCAGCGGGCGGCGCATCGACCGCATCGTGTTCGCCGCGACGAAGGCGGATCACCTCCACCACACCAACCACGACCGGCTTGAAGCGATCCTCGGCCTCATCGCCAAGAAGAGCATCGCGCGCGCAAACTTCACCGGCGCGGAGGTGAAGGCCTTCGCGCTCGCGAGCGTCCGCGCGACGGGCGAGGCGGAGGCGCGGCAGGGCAACGACCGCCTACCATGTATCGTCGGCGTGCCCCTGAAAGGCGAGCGCCTCGGCAGCCGCGCCTTCGACGGCAAGGAACAGCTCGCGATCTTCCCCGGCGACCTGCCGGAAGACCCCGCGCTCGCGCTGTCGCCGGAATGGCTGAAAATGGGGCACTCGGCGGCGCACTTCGTCCGCTTCCGCCCGCAACGCCAGCGCGCGCTCGGCTTCGGCGAAAGTCCGGTGCTGTCTCACATCCGGCTCGACCGGGCCTTGAACTTCCTCATCGGCGACAAACTCTCATGACCGGCGAACCGAAAGGCCGCACACCCGCGGCGTTCAATCTCGACGACCCAAGGCTCTCGGCGGACGTGCCTCTGAGGGATGAGGCGCCCGCGTACAAGCCGGAGGCGCAGAAGGTGTCGCCAGCCGCCGCGTCGCGCGCCGGAGAACCCGGCCCCGACAAGCCCGGCGCCGCCCCACCGCCCGGCGCGCAGCCGAACGCGAAACCGCGCGCTGCCGGGCCTCAGCCAAATGCGACGGCTCCTGCGCTCGCGCCTTCGGACCAGCCTTCCGGGACAACGGCAGAACCTCCAGAGAAAGCGATCTCGCGCACGCGGAAATGGGGCGGCCTCTTCCTCTCGGCGGTCGGCGGCCTCGTCGTGCTCGCAATGCTCATCTGGGTGCAGGACACGTTCCTGTCGCTCCTCGGCCGCCACGACTGGATTGGCTGGGCCGCGACGATCCTGCTTGCTGTCGCCGTCTTCTCCTTCGCGATGATCCTCGGGCGGGAAATCGCTGGCCTCGCCCGGCTTTCGGCCATGACGAATGTGCGCAAACGCGCCGACTCAGCGCTCATGGTCGAGGACACGAAACAGGCCCGCGTCGCGGCGGGTGAAATCCGCGCCATCTTCGCCGAGAGGCGCGAACTCGCGGACGGTATCGCGCGGCTCAAGAAACACGAGCGCGACATCATGGATGCGAAGCAGGTGCTGGGCCTGACGGAGCGCGAGCTGCTCGTGCCGCTCGACAAGCTCGCGCGCGTGACCATCGGCTCATCCGGCCGCCGGGTGCTGACGGTGACGACGCTCTCGCCCGCCGCCATCATCTCGGTCGGCTTCGTCGCCTATGAAAACTTCCGCATGCTCCGAAACCTCGCCTCGATCTATGGCGGCAGGCCCGGCATCTTCGCCATCCTGAAACTGATGCGGCTTATCGCGGGACATCTCGCGCTCACGGGCGGCATCGCGTTCACCGACGACATCCTGTCTCAGGTGCTCGGCCATGGGCTGACCGCGCGCGTTTCAAAGCGTCTCGGCGAAGGGCTTATCAACGGCGGCTTCACCATGCGCATCGGTCTCGCGGCGGTGGAAGTGCTGCGGCCGCTGCCCTATGTGGAGGCAAAGCAGCCGCGCTTCCGTGAGTTTGTGTCCGAGTTTCTGAAGGTCGGGCACCGCTTCGCCGGAGAGATCACACCGGA of Rhodomicrobium vannielii ATCC 17100 contains these proteins:
- a CDS encoding YcjF family protein, whose translation is MTGEPKGRTPAAFNLDDPRLSADVPLRDEAPAYKPEAQKVSPAAASRAGEPGPDKPGAAPPPGAQPNAKPRAAGPQPNATAPALAPSDQPSGTTAEPPEKAISRTRKWGGLFLSAVGGLVVLAMLIWVQDTFLSLLGRHDWIGWAATILLAVAVFSFAMILGREIAGLARLSAMTNVRKRADSALMVEDTKQARVAAGEIRAIFAERRELADGIARLKKHERDIMDAKQVLGLTERELLVPLDKLARVTIGSSGRRVLTVTTLSPAAIISVGFVAYENFRMLRNLASIYGGRPGIFAILKLMRLIAGHLALTGGIAFTDDILSQVLGHGLTARVSKRLGEGLINGGFTMRIGLAAVEVLRPLPYVEAKQPRFREFVSEFLKVGHRFAGEITPEGKERGRG